A single window of Micrococcaceae bacterium Sec5.1 DNA harbors:
- a CDS encoding NAD(P)-dependent alcohol dehydrogenase, producing MPSTVKAYVATSPTSDLAPGTVERRDPGDFDVQISIRYTGICHSDIHAARGDWASNYPLVVGHEIVGVVEAIGSRVTRHSVGDRVGVGCFVDSCRECVNCRAGEEQYCLQGATSTYNSFGRDGLPTAGGYSTSIVVDENYVLRIPDGIDLQEAAPLLCAGITMYAPLRNWKAGPGKRVAIIGMGGLGHMGVKIAAALGAEVTVLSQSLKKQEDAVRLGAHSYYATSEPATFEYLKGQLDLIINTVSADVDVDAYLSLLALDGTMVLVGLPSKPLSQRAWSLVEFRRNLSGSRMGGIRQTQEMLDFCAAHRLGADVEVIQASQINEAFERVLASDVRYRFVIDASTF from the coding sequence GTGCCAAGTACCGTGAAGGCCTATGTAGCCACTTCTCCCACCTCGGACCTCGCGCCGGGCACTGTGGAACGGCGGGATCCCGGCGATTTCGATGTGCAGATTTCCATCAGGTACACCGGAATCTGCCACTCGGACATCCATGCTGCACGTGGAGACTGGGCCAGCAACTACCCCTTGGTGGTTGGCCACGAAATCGTCGGAGTGGTGGAAGCCATCGGTTCCAGAGTCACCCGGCACTCGGTGGGGGACCGCGTGGGAGTGGGCTGCTTCGTTGATTCCTGCAGGGAATGCGTCAATTGCCGTGCAGGCGAGGAGCAGTACTGCCTGCAAGGTGCAACCAGCACCTACAACTCGTTCGGCCGTGACGGTCTGCCCACTGCCGGTGGTTACAGCACAAGCATCGTGGTGGATGAGAACTACGTCCTCAGAATCCCCGACGGCATAGACCTCCAGGAGGCGGCCCCACTGCTGTGCGCGGGAATCACCATGTACGCACCGTTGCGTAACTGGAAAGCCGGGCCAGGCAAGCGCGTGGCCATCATCGGTATGGGCGGCCTGGGCCATATGGGCGTGAAGATCGCTGCGGCCTTGGGAGCCGAAGTCACGGTGCTCAGCCAATCGCTGAAGAAGCAGGAGGACGCCGTCCGGCTCGGCGCCCACAGCTACTACGCAACATCTGAACCGGCAACCTTCGAATATCTGAAGGGTCAGCTGGACCTGATCATCAACACTGTCTCCGCGGACGTCGATGTGGATGCGTACCTGTCCTTGCTTGCCTTGGATGGCACCATGGTCCTCGTGGGCCTGCCCTCAAAACCCCTGAGCCAGCGCGCGTGGTCGCTGGTGGAATTCCGACGCAACCTCAGTGGCTCAAGGATGGGCGGAATCCGGCAAACCCAGGAAATGCTGGACTTCTGTGCTGCCCACAGACTGGGGGCAGACGTGGAAGTCATTCAAGCAAGCCAGATCAACGAAGCATTCGAACGGGTGCTCGCCAGCGATGTCCGCTACCGCTTCGTCATCGACGCAAGTACATTCTGA
- a CDS encoding LysR family transcriptional regulator, producing MDVEVRQLRCLLAVVEEGTFTDAAIELGMSQAAVSRNIAGLEQILGVRLLERTTRSVGLTPSGERVVAKARRVLSLLGDLEREAQSGTGKIRMGYAWSALGEHTMEFQRRWAVAIPGVELQLVHSNSPTGGLADGTTDLAILRRLPDAPGVEHVRIGEEKRYCAMSSDDPLASRRSVTMAQVAERPVAMDLRTGSTTLELWPAEGRPDIVPINDVDDWLTTIGSGAARGMTAGSTAHQYRRRGIIYRPVRDAPPVSVYLAWSTKDPPQKRGRIVELLMRLYSG from the coding sequence ATGGACGTCGAGGTGAGGCAATTACGGTGCCTCCTGGCTGTAGTCGAGGAAGGCACGTTCACAGATGCCGCCATTGAACTGGGAATGTCCCAAGCGGCCGTTTCACGCAACATCGCCGGGCTGGAACAGATTCTCGGGGTACGGCTCCTGGAACGGACCACCCGCAGCGTTGGCCTGACTCCCTCCGGCGAGCGCGTCGTCGCCAAGGCACGTCGCGTCCTCTCACTTCTGGGGGACCTCGAGAGGGAGGCCCAGTCCGGTACCGGAAAGATCCGGATGGGCTACGCGTGGTCCGCTTTAGGCGAGCACACCATGGAGTTCCAACGCCGATGGGCGGTCGCAATACCGGGCGTGGAGCTGCAACTCGTGCACTCCAACTCCCCTACCGGTGGCCTTGCCGACGGAACCACCGACTTGGCCATCCTTCGACGCCTTCCGGATGCGCCCGGCGTCGAGCATGTCCGGATTGGCGAGGAGAAGCGGTACTGCGCCATGTCCTCGGACGATCCCCTGGCATCGCGACGTTCGGTGACCATGGCACAGGTGGCCGAGCGGCCGGTCGCTATGGATCTGCGGACGGGAAGCACGACTCTTGAGCTGTGGCCGGCGGAGGGCCGGCCGGACATCGTGCCCATTAACGATGTGGATGATTGGTTGACGACAATTGGCAGCGGGGCGGCGCGGGGCATGACTGCCGGGTCGACGGCTCACCAGTATCGGCGTCGGGGCATCATCTACCGTCCGGTGCGCGACGCCCCGCCAGTATCTGTGTACCTCGCGTGGTCCACGAAGGATCCGCCGCAGAAGCGCGGCCGGATCGTGGAGTTACTGATGAGGCTGTACTCGGGATGA
- a CDS encoding EamA family transporter, which translates to MIDTRAVGVRPSRKAGGAATLLASALSNQLGAATASFAFPVMGPIGVVAVRQLVAAAVLLPIVRPRLRELSWRQWWPVLLLAVSFGTMNLGLYASIQRIGLGLAVTLEFLGPLAVALISSRRKSSALCAVVAAFGVLAITRPEASMDLVGIGLGLIAACSWAAYILLNRTVGQRVQGIQGTAAATGVSATLFLPVAVVVFISQPVDGLAVLCAVAAGIFASVLPYVADLIALRRVPANMFGVLMSINPVFAAVIGAVILHQDLAAGQWVGIGLIVAANAGVLLLRERGQGAASISPKLEPARSTPGPGVGTAPSAAAQGDWEL; encoded by the coding sequence ATGATCGATACGAGGGCAGTTGGAGTAAGGCCGTCCCGGAAGGCCGGGGGCGCGGCGACCCTCCTGGCCAGCGCACTTTCCAACCAACTTGGCGCCGCCACGGCATCCTTCGCCTTTCCGGTCATGGGACCAATAGGTGTGGTGGCGGTGCGCCAGCTCGTGGCGGCGGCTGTTCTCTTGCCGATCGTCCGGCCCCGGCTGAGGGAACTGAGCTGGCGGCAATGGTGGCCTGTCCTTCTCCTCGCCGTTTCGTTCGGCACCATGAATCTCGGCCTGTATGCGTCCATCCAACGGATCGGCCTTGGGCTTGCCGTCACCCTCGAGTTCCTTGGGCCCTTGGCCGTGGCTTTGATCAGCTCGCGACGAAAGAGCAGTGCGCTCTGCGCTGTGGTCGCTGCATTCGGCGTTCTGGCCATCACTCGGCCTGAAGCATCCATGGATCTCGTAGGGATCGGCTTGGGGCTGATCGCCGCTTGCAGTTGGGCCGCCTATATCCTCCTGAACCGGACCGTGGGCCAAAGAGTGCAGGGTATCCAGGGCACAGCAGCCGCAACAGGAGTGTCGGCGACGCTGTTCCTGCCTGTCGCCGTCGTGGTTTTCATCAGCCAACCTGTGGACGGCTTGGCTGTTCTCTGCGCTGTGGCGGCCGGAATCTTCGCCTCCGTGTTGCCTTACGTGGCCGATCTAATCGCGCTGCGACGGGTCCCCGCGAACATGTTCGGCGTGCTCATGAGCATCAACCCTGTGTTTGCTGCAGTCATCGGTGCCGTAATCCTGCATCAGGACCTGGCGGCGGGGCAGTGGGTGGGGATCGGACTGATCGTCGCGGCCAATGCCGGGGTGTTGCTGCTGCGGGAGCGCGGACAGGGCGCGGCCAGTATTAGCCCTAAGCTGGAGCCTGCCCGCTCGACCCCCGGACCTGGAGTTGGGACGGCACCAAGTGCAGCCGCGCAGGGAGATTGGGAGTTGTGA